In Streptomyces camelliae, the sequence GCTGGTCCTGGAGGTGACCGCGGGCCGGATTCCGTGCCGTACGTTCCAGGGCCATCTGGGCGAGCGCGGCTGGGTCAAGAGGTTCACCCGGAAGGCCGCCACGGGTGCCTACCTCCGGGTGATCGAACCGGGTGAGATCCGCTCCGGAGATCCGGTGGAGATCGTGCACCGGCCGGAGCACGGGGTGACGGCGGCGATGCAGTTCCGTGCGGTCACCACCGAGCGGGAACTGCTGCCGCGGGTGCTCGTGGCGGGCGCGGCGCTGCATCCGGAGACGCTGGAGCAGGCGCTCAAGTACGTGGCGGCGCAGCGGGGCTGAGCGGCCGTCAGCGGGGCGCCCGCGCGGGGCCCGCGGGAGCGGACGCTGTCGGTCCGGGTCACTACCCTTGGGTCATGACAACGGCTCTGATTACGGGATCGACCGCGGGGATCGGCGCCGCGTTCGCGCGGCGGCTGGCGGCGGACGGGCATGACCTCGTCCTGGTGGCGCGGGACACCGGACGGCTGCGCGAGCAGGCGACCGAACTGCACGACCGGCACGGCATCGAGGTGGAGGTGCTGACCGCCGACCTGTCCGAGGACAAGGGCATCGAGGCGGTGGCCGACCGCCTCGCCGACCGGAAGAACCCGGTGGACCTGCTGGTCAACAACGCCGGTTTCGGCAACAAGGGCCGCTACCTGGACGTGGCCATGGCCGACGAGTTGCGGATGCTCAAGGTGCACTGCGAGGCGGTGCTCCGGCTGACGTCGGCGGCGGCCGAGGCGATGCGCGAGCGGCGCCGGGGCGGGATCGTCAACGTCGCCTCCGTGGCCGCCTTCGTGCCGCGCGGCACCTACGGCGCCTCCAAGGCGTGGGTCGTGCAGTTCACCCAGGGCGCGGCCAAGGACCTGGCCGGCAGCGGGGTGCGGCTGATGGCGCTGTGCCCCGGCTTCGTGCGCACCGAGTTCCACCAGCGGGCCGGGATGGGCACGGACAACATCCCGGGCTGGATGTGGCTGGACGCCGACAAGCTGGTCGCGGCGGCCCTGGCCGATCTGGCGCGCGGGAAATCGTTGTCGATCCCCGAC encodes:
- a CDS encoding SDR family NAD(P)-dependent oxidoreductase — translated: MTTALITGSTAGIGAAFARRLAADGHDLVLVARDTGRLREQATELHDRHGIEVEVLTADLSEDKGIEAVADRLADRKNPVDLLVNNAGFGNKGRYLDVAMADELRMLKVHCEAVLRLTSAAAEAMRERRRGGIVNVASVAAFVPRGTYGASKAWVVQFTQGAAKDLAGSGVRLMALCPGFVRTEFHQRAGMGTDNIPGWMWLDADKLVAAALADLARGKSLSIPDPRYKALMGLVKVAPRGLLGGVTSRTGRKYGPQ